In the Clostridia bacterium genome, one interval contains:
- a CDS encoding SDR family oxidoreductase: MRKYFDFEGRVAVVTGCSTGLGVQMAKALASQGARIVAVARRQNMIDQVAADIHKEFGVETLAVKCDITNTEDVEKMVDETLSVFGRIDVLVNNAGTGAVGPAEDMSDDEFDWEMNVDLFGTFRVARAVAKKAMIPQKYGRIINIASMYGLVGNKIAGSAPYHAAKGGVVNLTRALAAEWGKYGITVNAICPGYFYTDLTRDTLNSDFFQANAKTMIPEERYGEEGELDTAVLFLASEKSAYVTGVNLPVDGGYTAM; the protein is encoded by the coding sequence ATGAGAAAGTATTTTGATTTCGAGGGAAGAGTGGCCGTCGTGACCGGTTGTTCAACGGGATTGGGCGTGCAAATGGCCAAAGCGTTGGCAAGTCAAGGCGCGCGCATCGTCGCCGTGGCTAGACGGCAGAATATGATAGACCAAGTGGCGGCCGATATACATAAGGAGTTCGGCGTGGAGACCTTGGCCGTCAAGTGCGATATAACGAACACCGAAGATGTGGAAAAGATGGTAGACGAGACGCTAAGTGTGTTCGGGCGGATCGACGTATTGGTGAATAACGCGGGCACGGGCGCGGTAGGCCCCGCCGAGGATATGTCCGACGACGAGTTCGATTGGGAGATGAACGTGGACCTTTTCGGCACCTTCCGCGTGGCGCGCGCCGTGGCAAAAAAGGCGATGATTCCGCAAAAATACGGCAGGATCATCAATATCGCCTCGATGTACGGCTTGGTGGGCAATAAGATCGCGGGGTCGGCTCCCTATCACGCGGCGAAGGGCGGCGTGGTCAATTTGACGAGGGCGCTGGCGGCCGAGTGGGGTAAGTACGGCATTACCGTCAACGCGATTTGCCCCGGCTACTTCTATACCGATTTGACGAGGGATACCTTGAATAGCGACTTCTTCCAAGCAAACGCTAAGACGATGATACCCGAAGAACGCTACGGTGAGGAGGGCGAGTTGGATACGGCGGTGCTGTTCTTGGCAAGCGAGAAGTCCGCCTATGTGACGGGCGTGAACCTGCCCGTGGACGGCGGCTATACGGCGATGTGA